Proteins found in one Zea mays cultivar B73 chromosome 1, Zm-B73-REFERENCE-NAM-5.0, whole genome shotgun sequence genomic segment:
- the LOC100281397 gene encoding acyl-activating enzyme 11 has protein sequence MDQLPKRPANYVPLSPVGFLPRANAVYGDRTSVIYRGVRFTWRQTYARCRRLASALLSLGVVRRGDVVSVLAPNVPAMYEMHFAVPMAGAVLNTINTRLDAAAVATILRHSGAKLFFVDYDYVRLASDALRLLDAADVPLVAVIDDIHSPTGARLGELEYEALLAHGDPDADLPPLQDEWDAVTLSYTSGTTSAPKGVVYSHRGAYLSTTSLLLQWGVPAEPVYLWTLPMFHCNGWTFTWGMAARGGVNVCIRDARPADIYRAIARHRVTHMCCAPVVFSILLDGDGDSDGAARQLQAPVHVLTGGAPPPAALLERVERIGFNVTHAYGLTEATGPALACEWRDQWDRLPLPERARLKARQGVSVLSLADADVKNADTMLSVPRDGRTVGEIVLRGSSVMKGYLNNPEANESAFRAGWFLTGDVGVVHPDGYIEIKDRSKDVIISGGENICSKELEEVLFRHPAVADAAVVAMPHPRWGETPCAFVVPRDKAAVLSEGDVLAFCSKRMARFMVPKKVEVVGALPRNALGKVEKVKLREAARKLAPTVAAAQKPKAKTTTVGGRRDGQPVAHVMAVSRL, from the coding sequence ATGGACCAGCTCCCCAAGCGCCCGGCCAACTACGTGCCGCTGAGCCCCGTGGGGTTCCTTCCCCGCGCCAATGCCGTCTACGGCGACCGCACGTCCGTCATCTACCGGGGCGTCCGCTTCACCTGGCGCCAGACGTACGCGCGCTGCCGCCGCCTCGCGTCCGCGCTGCTGTCCCTCGGCGTCGTCCGCAGGGGCGACGTCGTCTCCGTGCTCGCGCCCAACGTGCCTGCCATGTACGAGATGCACTTCGCCGTGCCCATGGCCGGCGCCGTCCTCAACACCATCAACACGCGCCTcgacgccgccgccgtcgccaccATCCTGCGCCACTCCGGGGCCAAGCTCTTCTTCGTCGACTACGACTACGTGCGCCTCGCCAGCGACGCGCTCCGCCTCCTCGACGCCGCCGACGTCCCGCTCGTCGCCGTCATCGACGACATCCACTCGCCCACGGGGGCCCGCCTCGGGGAGCTCGAGTACGAGGCGCTGCTCGCGCACGGCGACCCCGACGCCGACCTCCCGCCGCTCCAAGACGAGTGGGACGCCGTCACGCTCAGCTACACGTCCGGCACCACGTCCGCGCCCAAGGGCGTCGTCTACAGCCACCGCGGCGCGTACCTCAGCACCACCAGCCTGCTGCTGCAGTGGGGGGTGCCCGCCGAGCCCGTCTACCTCTGGACGCTCCCCATGTTCCACTGCAACGGCTGGACCTTCACCTGGGGCATGGCGGCGCGCGGCGGCGTCAACGTCTGCATCCGCGACGCGCGCCCCGCCGACATCTACCGAGCCATCGCGCGCCACCGCGTCACCCACATGTGCTGCGCGCCCGTCGTCTTCAGCATCCTcctcgacggcgacggcgacagcGACGGCGCCGCCAGGCAGCTCCAAGCCCCCGTCCACGTCCTCACCGGcggcgcgccgccgccggccgcgcTGCTCGAGCGCGTCGAGCGGATCGGCTTCAACGTCACGCACGCCTACGGCCTCACGGAGGCCACGGGCCCCGCGCTCGCGTGCGAGTGGCGCGACCAGTGGGACCGCCTCCCGCTCCCGGAGCGCGCGCGCCTCAAGGCGCGCCAGGGGGTCAGCGTCCTGTCCCTCGCCGACGCCGACGTCAAGAACGCCGACACCATGCTCAGCGTGCCGCGCGACGGCAGGACCGTCGGGGAGATCGTCCTCCGGGGCAGCAGCGTCATGAAGGGCTACCTCAACAACCCGGAGGCCAACGAGAGCGCCTTCAGGGCCGGCTGGTTCCTCACCGGCGACGTCGGCGTCGTGCACCCGGACGGCTACATCGAGATCAAGGACCGCTCCAAGGACGTCATCATCAGCGGCGGGGAGAACATCTGCAGcaaggagctggaggaggtgctgttccgccacccggccgtggCCGACGCCGCGGTCGTGGCCATGCCGCACCCGCGCTGGGGCGAGACGCCCTGCGCTTTCGTCGTGCCCAGGGACAAGGCCGCCGTGCTCAGCGAGGGCGACGTGCTCGCCTTCTGCAGCAAGCGCATGGCGCGCTTCATGGTTCCCAAGAAGGTGGAGGTCGTCGGAGCACTACCGAGGAACGCGCTTGGAAAGGTTGAGAAGGTCAAGCTCCGGGAGGCGGCACGTAAGCTGGCGCCCACCGTAGCAGCGGCGCAGAAGCCCAAGGCGAAGACGACGACGGTCGGCGGTCGCCGCGACGGGCAGCCGGTGGCGCACGTCATGGCGGTGTCAAGGCTATAG